A section of the Petrimonas sulfuriphila genome encodes:
- a CDS encoding gliding motility lipoprotein GldH gives MRSKLFVGFLVVFACLSSCDEGEVYYRFHPIKNSSWSKQATANFLIDSLSVDPDKRYDIVLEIVNNNRYPYQNIWLLVQQNITDTTFVGDTVEITLADPQGKWLGKGTAGLYQLSVPYKTSVALDSARAYLIRIRQVMKDNPIKGIEKVGVLVK, from the coding sequence ATGAGGAGTAAGCTGTTTGTTGGTTTTTTAGTTGTTTTTGCTTGCTTATCTTCGTGTGACGAAGGAGAGGTTTATTATCGTTTTCATCCGATCAAAAACAGCAGCTGGAGCAAGCAGGCCACAGCTAATTTTTTAATCGACTCGCTTTCCGTTGATCCGGATAAACGATACGATATCGTGTTGGAGATCGTTAACAACAACCGGTATCCTTACCAGAACATCTGGTTGCTCGTTCAACAGAACATAACAGATACTACATTTGTTGGCGACACTGTCGAGATAACACTGGCTGATCCTCAAGGAAAATGGCTGGGAAAAGGTACTGCGGGGCTTTATCAGCTGTCTGTTCCCTACAAAACATCCGTAGCTCTGGATTCCGCACGTGCTTATCTTATCCGCATCCGTCAGGTGATGAAAGACAATCCCATTAAGGGTATTGAGAAAGTGGGGGTGTTGGTAAAATAA
- a CDS encoding YceI family protein: protein MKALFALLLIGILTTGAVVAQTSSAVVAVDVNKNSSLSINGSSNIVNFTLTQSSENFIQKNMIITASQNDKKLYLSENRLIVPVKRFTSSNKMALRDFYKLLKSDEYPTMDIQLNHIDLPENPKLATGVAVVDVTITGVTKKYQFPIKTEKNGTRYIFDIEKHINIRDFGLEPPVQMMGMLKVDEMININLKMICNIQPAESAQLNLSGSSE, encoded by the coding sequence ATGAAAGCTTTATTTGCCCTCTTACTTATAGGTATCCTGACTACAGGAGCTGTTGTCGCGCAAACATCTTCAGCTGTAGTTGCTGTAGACGTGAATAAAAACAGCAGTTTATCGATAAACGGCAGCTCGAATATTGTTAATTTCACACTTACCCAAAGCAGTGAAAACTTCATACAAAAGAACATGATCATCACTGCATCACAAAACGATAAAAAACTTTACCTGAGCGAAAACCGGCTTATTGTACCGGTGAAAAGATTTACTTCAAGCAATAAGATGGCTCTCAGGGATTTTTATAAACTATTGAAATCCGACGAATACCCAACGATGGATATTCAGCTGAATCACATAGACTTACCCGAAAATCCAAAGCTCGCGACAGGCGTGGCCGTTGTAGATGTTACCATTACGGGAGTTACAAAAAAATACCAATTCCCCATTAAAACCGAAAAAAACGGTACGAGATACATTTTTGACATTGAAAAACATATAAATATTCGTGACTTCGGACTGGAGCCTCCCGTACAAATGATGGGTATGCTAAAGGTAGACGAAATGATCAATATTAACTTGAAAATGATATGCAACATCCAGCCGGCGGAAAGTGCACAATTAAATTTATCCGGCAGTTCAGAATAA
- a CDS encoding YceI family protein, producing the protein MKSNFLFKFPTVLIAFIFVLTGTTVKAQTLKIKSSTITISGTTNVHPYTTTSTQASGELTVSNNKATVLNVNVPVKSIINGEKLMDKKTHETFNEPKNPFINFKMSEVKSITTNGSDISVVIGGTLAMAGTSKTVTLEANGKEIKPGTYTFEGSLPLKMSDYNMKAPTAMLGVMKVGDQVTVKYNVTFEGPAVQFN; encoded by the coding sequence ATGAAAAGTAATTTTTTATTCAAATTTCCAACTGTGTTGATCGCATTTATTTTTGTTTTAACAGGAACAACGGTTAAAGCTCAAACATTGAAAATCAAATCATCAACTATTACTATTTCCGGAACAACAAATGTTCACCCCTACACAACCACGTCGACTCAGGCATCGGGGGAATTAACTGTTTCAAACAACAAAGCCACAGTTCTTAACGTGAATGTTCCCGTAAAGTCAATAATCAACGGGGAGAAATTGATGGACAAAAAAACGCATGAAACATTTAACGAACCCAAAAACCCATTTATCAACTTTAAAATGTCTGAAGTAAAATCCATTACAACAAACGGGTCTGACATTAGTGTGGTTATAGGTGGAACGCTTGCAATGGCCGGCACATCTAAAACAGTTACTCTTGAGGCTAATGGCAAAGAAATAAAACCGGGAACGTATACTTTTGAAGGTAGTTTGCCCCTTAAAATGAGCGACTACAATATGAAAGCTCCAACGGCAATGTTAGGAGTGATGAAAGTCGGTGATCAGGTTACGGTCAAATACAACGTAACTTTTGAAGGGCCTGCCGTTCAATTCAACTAA